From a region of the Triticum aestivum cultivar Chinese Spring chromosome 7D, IWGSC CS RefSeq v2.1, whole genome shotgun sequence genome:
- the LOC123167365 gene encoding pyrophosphate--fructose 6-phosphate 1-phosphotransferase subunit alpha has translation MGNEMSPLQKHRAEYRPELPPWLQGTAVKVEYGDAAIAADGADAHVIRRAFPHTYGQRLAHFLPKTANAPDATVITEHPAVRVGVVFSGRQSPGGHNVVWGLYNAINSHNPSSELIGFLGGTDGLFAQKTLEITEEVFSSYKNQGGYYMLGRTRDQIRTTEQVKAAMTTCQALKLDALVIIGGVTSNTDAAQLAETFAESKCSTKVVGVPVTLNGDLKNQFVETTVGFDTICKVNSQLISNVCTDALSAEKYYYFIRLMGRKASHVALECALQSHPNMVLLGEEVAASKLTISDITKQICDAVQARAEKDKYHGVILIPEGLVESIPELYALLQEIHGLHDKGVFIENISSHLSPWASALFDFLPPFIRKQLLLHPESDDSAQLSQIETEKLLAQLVETEINKRLEEGTYKGKKFNAICHFFGYQARGALPSNFDCDYAYVLGHVCYHILAAGLNGYMATVTNLKSPVDQWKCGAAPITSMMTVRGWSRGPTASQIGKPAVHIASVDLKGKAYELLRQNSSSLLMEDIYKNPGPLQFQGPGADLKPISLCVEDRDYMGRIKQLQEYLEKVKNIVKPGCSQDVLKAALSSMAHVTELLTIMSSPSYSGQATI, from the exons ATGGGCAACGAGATGTCGCCCCTCCAGAAGCACCGCGCGGAATACCGCCCCGAGCTCCCGCCCTGGCTCCAG GGCACCGCGGTGAAGGTGGAGTACGGCGACGCCGCGATCGCGGCTGACGGCGCTGACGCGCATGTGATCCGCCGCGCGTTCCCGCACACCTATGGCCAGCGGCTGGCGCATTTCCTCCCGAAGACGGCCAATGCGCCGGACGCTACGGTCATAACAGAGCACCCTGCCGTCAG GGTTGGTGTCGTCTTCAGTGGTAGGCAGTCCCCTGGTGGTCACAATGTTGTATGGGGACTATATAATGCTATAAATTCTCACAACCCAAGCAGCGAGCTTATCGGTTTTCTTG GCGGAACTGATGGCTTGTTTGCTCAGAAAACTTTGGAAATCACTGAGGAAGTTTTTTCTTCCTATAAAAATCAAGGTGGTTATTATATGCTAGGTCGAACTAGGGACCAAATCAGAACAACTGAACAAGTAAAGGCAGCAATGACTACTTGCCAAGCTTTGAAGTTGGATGCTCTTGTAATAATTGGAG GTGTCACATCCAACACGGATGCTGCTCAGCTTGCTGAGACTTTTGCTGAGTCGAAATGTTCAACAAAG GTAGTTGGTGTTCCTGTAACTTTGAATGGTGACCTTAAGAACCAGTTTGTCGAGACAACTGTTGGTTTCGATACCATATGCAAG GTGAACTCACAGCTCATAAGTAATGTCTGCACTGATGCTCTTTCTGCTGAGAAG TATTACTACTTCATTCGCTTGATGGGGCGGAAAGCATCTCATGTGGCCTTGGAATGTGCTCTTCAGTCACATCCAAATATG GTCTTGCTAGGGGAGGAGGTTGCTGCGTCAAAACTTACAATTTCTGATATTACAAAGCAGATATGTGATGCTGTCCAGGCAAGGGCTGAAAAAG ATAAATACCATGGTGTTATACTTATTCCCGAGGGCCTTGTCGAGAGTATACCTGAATTATATGCTTTGCTTCAG GAAATTCATGGGCTACATGATAAAGGTGTTTTCATTGAGAACATCTCTTCTCATCTTTCGCCTTGGGCTTCTGCACTATTTGACTTTCTGCCTCCATTTATCAGGAAACAG CTACTTCTGCATCCAGAATCTGACGACTCTGCTCAGCTTTCTCAG ATTGAGACTGAGAAGCTTCTAGCCCAGTTAGTTGAGACAGAAATCAACAAACGTCTG GAGGAAGGCACTTACAAAGGAAAGAAGTTCAATGCAATTTGCCACTTTTTTGGCTACCAAGCAAGAGGCGCCCTGCCGTCAAACTTTGATTGCGATTACGCCTAT GTTCTCGGTCATGTATGCTATCACATCTTAGCTGCTGGTCTGAATGGCTACATGGCCACTGTAACTAATCTAAAAAGTCCTGTGGACCAGTGGAAATGTGGTGCTGCTCCTATTACG TCTATGATGACGGTAAGGGGATGGTCTCGCGGTCCCACTGCCAGTCAAATTGGGAAGCCCGCTGTCCACATAGCAAGCGTCGACTTAAAAGGAAAAGCATACGA GCTGCTGAGGCAAAACTCTTCCAGCCTCCTGATGGAAGACATCTACAAGAACCCTGGACCGCTGCAATTCCAAGGACCGGGTGCCGACTTAAAGCCCATCTCGCTGTGCGTGGAAGACCGGGACTACATGGGGAGGATCAAACAGCTGCAGGAGTATCTGGAGAAG GTGAAGAACATCGTGAAGCCTGGGTGCTCGCAGGATGTGCTGAAAGCTGCACTGAGCTCCATGGCACATGTGACGGAGCTGCTGACCATCATGTCTTCTCCGTCTTACAGTGGCCAGGCGACCATCTGA